Proteins encoded by one window of Roseibium sp. Sym1:
- a CDS encoding TatD family hydrolase, with translation MLVDSHCHLDFPDFDGERADLIERARSAGVELMVTICTHIRKFDQVRAIAEEFPNVYCSVGTHPHNAGAERGIPVEEIVALAEHPKVVAIGEAGLDYFYDKAPRDAQAEGLRIHIEAARRTGLPLVIHARDADDDMAAILREEMGKGAFPALLHCFSSGRDLALTGVELGLYVSFSGILTFKRSEDLREIAKELPADRLLVETDAPYLAPQPRRGKRNEPAYTAMTAAVLAETRGVSEAEIARQTTGNFFRLFKKVPRAAHVTEAAAS, from the coding sequence ATGCTTGTAGACAGCCATTGCCATCTCGATTTTCCCGACTTCGACGGTGAACGCGCCGACCTGATCGAGCGGGCCAGGTCAGCGGGTGTCGAGCTCATGGTGACCATCTGCACCCATATTCGGAAATTCGACCAGGTCCGCGCCATCGCGGAGGAATTTCCGAACGTCTATTGCTCCGTCGGCACCCATCCGCACAATGCCGGCGCCGAACGCGGCATTCCCGTCGAGGAGATCGTTGCCCTGGCCGAGCATCCCAAGGTGGTTGCGATCGGGGAAGCGGGTCTCGACTATTTCTACGACAAGGCACCCCGCGACGCCCAGGCCGAAGGCCTGCGCATTCACATCGAGGCGGCGCGCCGGACCGGCCTGCCGCTGGTGATCCATGCCCGCGACGCAGACGACGACATGGCCGCGATCCTGCGCGAGGAAATGGGGAAGGGGGCCTTCCCGGCCCTCCTGCACTGTTTTTCTTCCGGCCGCGACCTGGCACTCACGGGCGTCGAGCTTGGCCTGTATGTCTCCTTTTCCGGCATTCTCACATTCAAGCGCTCCGAGGACCTGCGCGAGATCGCGAAGGAATTGCCCGCCGACAGGCTGCTTGTTGAAACGGACGCGCCCTACCTGGCGCCGCAGCCGAGACGCGGCAAGCGCAATGAACCGGCCTATACCGCGATGACCGCAGCGGTCCTGGCCGAAACCCGGGGTGTTTCGGAAGCCGAGATCGCCCGCCAGACAACGGGCAATTTCTTCCGCCTGTTCAAAAAGGTCCCTCGCGCCGCCCATGTCACAGAGGCAGCCGCGTCGTGA
- a CDS encoding DNA polymerase III subunit delta', with protein sequence MARSSIPIDIPEVDALPGFPLPHERDHLIGHRQTEQKLLDAYRSQRLHHAWILGGPKGIGKATLAFRFARFVIANPDRFGPDVTAATDLSVSADHAVSRQLAAGGHPNILHLRRPWDEKSKRFKADLPVDEVRRTVSFFGTTASARAWRLCIVDAADDMNTSSANALLKILEEPPKRCLFLVLSHAPGRLLPTIRSRCRRIDLTPLSEAEIAEGLRDLAPDAVPGPEDLHEIALAADGSLRSAITLLSGDGLAIAKGMKRLTDNPAQLDLAAVHAIADLIAARGQTDNWENFQHIVQILLHERMRRDLGSSLQKAHGLIGLWESTNQAIRDADALNLDRKQVVLDFFFALRAA encoded by the coding sequence ATGGCCCGGTCCAGCATCCCGATCGACATTCCCGAAGTGGACGCCCTGCCCGGATTTCCGCTGCCCCACGAAAGGGATCACCTGATCGGCCACCGCCAGACCGAACAGAAGCTGCTTGATGCCTACCGGTCGCAGCGGTTGCATCATGCCTGGATCCTCGGCGGTCCAAAAGGCATCGGCAAGGCGACCCTGGCGTTTCGCTTTGCCCGATTTGTCATCGCCAATCCGGATCGTTTCGGACCGGACGTCACCGCCGCGACCGATCTCTCCGTTTCGGCAGATCATGCCGTTTCCAGGCAACTTGCAGCTGGCGGCCATCCCAATATCCTGCATCTGCGCAGGCCATGGGACGAGAAGTCCAAACGGTTCAAGGCGGACCTTCCGGTCGACGAAGTGCGCAGGACCGTTTCCTTCTTCGGCACAACCGCCTCGGCAAGGGCCTGGAGGCTGTGTATCGTCGACGCGGCCGACGACATGAACACCAGCTCGGCCAACGCGCTTCTGAAAATCCTCGAGGAACCGCCGAAACGCTGCCTTTTCCTTGTGTTGAGCCACGCACCCGGCAGATTGCTGCCGACCATTCGCTCTCGCTGCCGCCGCATCGATCTGACGCCACTGAGTGAAGCGGAAATTGCCGAGGGTCTGCGCGACCTGGCGCCGGACGCGGTGCCGGGGCCGGAAGACCTGCATGAAATAGCGTTGGCCGCCGACGGCAGCCTGCGGTCCGCGATCACGCTTCTGTCCGGGGATGGACTGGCAATCGCCAAGGGCATGAAACGGCTCACGGACAACCCGGCACAGCTCGACCTTGCAGCGGTCCACGCCATTGCCGACCTGATCGCCGCGCGCGGACAGACCGACAATTGGGAAAACTTCCAGCATATCGTGCAGATCCTGTTGCATGAACGCATGCGCCGCGATCTCGGTTCCAGCCTGCAAAAGGCCCATGGCCTGATCGGGCTCTGGGAAAGCACCAACCAGGCCATACGCGACGCCGATGCGCTCAATCTTGACCGCAAACAGGTGGTTCTGGACTTCTTTTTCGCACTCCGCGCCGCCTGA
- the arfB gene encoding alternative ribosome rescue aminoacyl-tRNA hydrolase ArfB, whose amino-acid sequence MTGDDAHIGAASRIPVTGRLFILKDELSEDFIRASGPGGQNVNKVSTAVQLRFNLAGNETLPEDVKSRAARLAGSRLTLNGEIVLQADRFRTRERNREDALERLLDLLRKATEKPKPRKATKPTLGSKRRRLDAKKQRGQIKKMRGRGGRYDD is encoded by the coding sequence ATGACGGGTGACGATGCCCATATCGGCGCCGCGTCGCGTATTCCGGTCACAGGCCGCCTGTTCATCCTCAAGGACGAGTTGAGCGAGGACTTCATTCGCGCCTCAGGCCCGGGCGGTCAGAATGTCAACAAGGTCTCGACGGCTGTTCAATTGCGCTTCAACCTCGCCGGCAACGAAACGCTGCCGGAAGACGTCAAGTCGCGTGCCGCGCGTCTTGCCGGCAGCCGATTGACGCTGAACGGCGAAATCGTGCTGCAGGCCGACCGGTTCCGCACGCGGGAACGCAACCGCGAGGACGCGCTGGAACGCCTCCTGGATCTTTTGCGCAAGGCGACGGAAAAGCCAAAGCCGCGCAAGGCGACCAAACCCACGCTCGGCTCCAAGAGGCGGCGCCTGGATGCCAAGAAACAGCGCGGCCAGATCAAGAAGATGCGGGGCCGGGGCGGGCGCTACGACGACTGA
- a CDS encoding bestrophin family protein, translated as MILRDPPNHLKLFFVMQGSIVPRIAPLIGAVTGFSLLVVLLDRYVIPLPHISLAATGVFGVALSLFLGFRNNAAYERWWEARKLWGGLVADMRSLGRESELFLTDAAHRSRFLRCAVLFAHLHRLALRGHLDGKPPEIWTGDDPELKILASPCAALDAAGRVLCEATETGHVDGFGRRALSERLASISLAQAGCERIRTTPLPFVYSLLVLRTTWLYCLAVPFALIEGTGIIAPVFAAVIAYVFFGLAAVTEELEHPFADRAHGLPLAAMTRTIEIALAERVGEPVPEPLRPSHGVLL; from the coding sequence ATGATACTCAGAGATCCTCCCAACCACCTGAAACTCTTCTTTGTCATGCAGGGGTCCATCGTTCCGCGAATTGCCCCCCTGATCGGCGCCGTTACGGGTTTTTCCCTGCTTGTGGTCCTGCTGGACCGCTACGTGATACCGCTGCCGCATATATCGCTGGCGGCCACCGGTGTCTTCGGGGTCGCGCTGTCGCTGTTTCTCGGCTTTCGCAACAACGCAGCCTATGAGCGCTGGTGGGAGGCACGAAAGCTCTGGGGCGGCTTGGTTGCCGACATGCGCAGTCTCGGCCGGGAAAGCGAACTGTTCCTGACCGACGCGGCCCATCGGAGCCGTTTTTTGCGCTGTGCGGTCCTGTTCGCACATCTTCACCGTTTGGCGCTGCGGGGCCACCTGGACGGCAAGCCGCCGGAAATCTGGACGGGAGACGATCCGGAGCTGAAGATCCTGGCGAGCCCTTGCGCGGCGCTCGACGCGGCCGGCCGCGTCCTGTGTGAAGCGACCGAAACGGGGCATGTCGACGGCTTCGGACGCAGGGCCCTCAGCGAACGGCTGGCCTCTATCAGCCTTGCCCAGGCGGGCTGTGAACGGATCCGCACGACACCCCTGCCCTTTGTCTATTCCCTGCTCGTCCTGCGGACGACCTGGCTCTACTGTCTCGCGGTTCCCTTCGCCCTGATCGAAGGCACCGGGATCATCGCTCCGGTCTTCGCAGCCGTGATTGCCTATGTGTTTTTCGGTCTGGCCGCCGTCACCGAGGAACTGGAGCACCCGTTTGCCGACAGGGCGCACGGTCTGCCGCTTGCCGCCATGACAAGGACCATCGAAATCGCGTTGGCGGAGCGGGTTGGTGAACCCGTGCCGGAACCACTGCGTCCGAGCCACGGTGTCTTGCTATGA
- a CDS encoding Zn-dependent hydrolase, translating to MAAPGENLRINADRLWESLMEMAKIGPGVAGGNNRQTVTDEDGEGRKLFQKWCEEAGMTMAVDTMGNMFMTRPGTDPDALPVYVGSHLDTQPTGGKYDGVLGVLGGLEVVRTMNDLGIKTKHPIVVTNWTNEEGTRFAPAMLASGVFAGVHTQDWAYDREDAEGKKFGDELKRIGWVGDEEVGARKDKMHAMFELHIEQGPILEAEGKDIGVVTHGQGLSWTQVTVTGKDSHTGSTPMPMRKNAGLGMARILNKVDEIAWSHAPHAVGAAGHIDVYPNSRNVIPGKVVFTVDFRSPDLAVIKDMEDRLKIEAQKICDDMGLQVAFEKVGGFDPVEFDKGCVEAVRNAAERLGYSHQNIISGAGHDACWVNKVAPTAMIMCPCVDGLSHNEAEEISKDWAKAGADVLFHAVVETAGIVE from the coding sequence ATGGCAGCTCCCGGCGAAAACCTCAGGATCAACGCGGACAGGCTTTGGGAAAGCCTGATGGAAATGGCCAAGATCGGCCCGGGCGTCGCCGGCGGCAACAACCGCCAGACCGTCACCGACGAGGATGGCGAAGGCCGCAAGCTGTTCCAGAAATGGTGCGAGGAAGCCGGCATGACCATGGCGGTCGACACCATGGGCAACATGTTCATGACCCGTCCCGGAACCGATCCGGACGCCCTGCCCGTCTATGTAGGCTCGCATCTGGATACGCAGCCGACCGGCGGCAAGTATGACGGCGTGCTCGGCGTGCTCGGCGGGCTGGAAGTGGTGCGCACCATGAACGATCTCGGCATCAAGACCAAACACCCGATCGTCGTAACCAACTGGACCAACGAGGAAGGCACGCGCTTTGCCCCGGCCATGCTTGCGTCCGGCGTCTTTGCCGGCGTCCACACCCAGGACTGGGCCTATGACCGCGAAGACGCGGAGGGCAAGAAGTTCGGCGACGAGCTGAAGCGCATCGGCTGGGTCGGCGACGAGGAAGTCGGCGCCCGCAAGGACAAGATGCACGCCATGTTCGAACTCCATATCGAGCAGGGCCCGATCCTGGAAGCCGAAGGCAAGGACATCGGTGTCGTCACGCACGGCCAGGGCCTCTCCTGGACGCAGGTGACCGTCACCGGCAAGGACAGCCACACCGGCTCCACACCGATGCCGATGCGCAAGAACGCCGGTCTCGGCATGGCGCGGATCCTCAACAAGGTCGACGAGATTGCCTGGTCGCACGCACCGCACGCGGTCGGTGCGGCCGGTCACATCGACGTCTATCCGAATTCGCGAAACGTCATCCCGGGCAAGGTGGTGTTCACCGTCGACTTCCGCTCTCCGGACCTTGCCGTCATCAAGGACATGGAAGACCGGCTGAAGATCGAGGCCCAGAAGATCTGCGACGACATGGGTCTTCAGGTCGCGTTCGAGAAGGTCGGCGGCTTCGATCCGGTCGAGTTCGACAAGGGCTGCGTGGAAGCGGTACGCAACGCCGCCGAGAGGCTCGGCTATTCGCACCAGAACATCATCTCCGGCGCCGGCCACGACGCCTGCTGGGTCAACAAGGTTGCCCCGACGGCCATGATCATGTGCCCCTGCGTCGACGGCCTGTCCCACAACGAAGCCGAGGAAATCTCGAAAGACTGGGCCAAGGCCGGAGCGGACGTCCTCTTCCACGCCGTGGTCGAGACGGCGGGGATCGTGGAGTAA
- a CDS encoding D-alanine--D-alanine ligase family protein, whose product MTDTKEKIRIGILYGGLSAEHDVSVMSATNVMNALSPERYDAVPIYITKTGKWLLSRYEDGVLDRPSEGSFLCFLPGGHGRLIALEADGSCIELPKIDILFPVLHGLPGEDGAVQGLAETALLPLAGCGIAGSANALDKDLAKRLLSAADVPTARALTIHPGKVPGFEEVAQALGLPVFVKPARQGSSVGVSKVTSASEYDTALQEGFRHDSKLLAEEFIEGREIECAVLEDPDGGLFVSRCGEIVPAESHGFYTYDAKYVDGDGAALIVPADLPGKLEDEIRDTAAKAFQALGCDGMARVDFFLCKDGRFLVNELNTIPGFTDISMYSKVMAVSGVGYAEVIDRLVAHGLARAKRNL is encoded by the coding sequence ATGACGGATACCAAAGAGAAAATCAGGATCGGCATTTTGTACGGCGGCCTGTCCGCCGAACACGACGTGTCGGTCATGTCCGCCACCAATGTGATGAATGCCCTGTCCCCGGAACGCTACGACGCCGTTCCGATCTATATCACCAAAACCGGAAAATGGTTGTTGAGCCGCTATGAAGACGGCGTGCTGGACCGCCCGTCGGAAGGATCCTTTCTTTGTTTCCTGCCTGGTGGACATGGCAGGTTGATCGCCCTTGAAGCCGACGGCTCCTGCATTGAACTTCCGAAAATCGACATCCTCTTCCCTGTCCTGCACGGTCTACCCGGCGAAGACGGCGCAGTACAGGGACTGGCCGAAACCGCCCTCCTCCCCCTCGCCGGTTGCGGCATTGCCGGATCCGCCAACGCGCTCGACAAGGATCTCGCGAAACGCCTGCTGTCGGCTGCCGACGTGCCAACTGCGCGCGCACTCACGATACACCCCGGCAAGGTTCCCGGCTTTGAGGAAGTGGCCCAGGCGCTCGGTCTTCCCGTTTTCGTCAAGCCGGCGCGCCAGGGCTCTTCTGTCGGCGTCAGCAAGGTAACCTCGGCAAGCGAGTACGACACCGCGCTCCAGGAGGGTTTCCGTCATGATTCCAAACTGTTGGCGGAGGAATTCATCGAAGGCCGCGAGATCGAATGTGCGGTTCTGGAGGATCCGGACGGCGGTCTTTTCGTCTCCCGCTGCGGTGAAATCGTGCCGGCGGAATCCCACGGCTTCTACACCTATGACGCCAAATATGTCGACGGCGATGGCGCGGCCCTGATCGTTCCGGCCGATCTCCCCGGCAAACTGGAGGACGAGATCCGCGACACGGCGGCAAAGGCCTTCCAGGCGCTTGGCTGCGACGGCATGGCCCGGGTGGATTTTTTCCTGTGCAAAGACGGACGCTTTCTCGTCAACGAACTCAACACCATTCCCGGCTTCACCGACATCAGCATGTATTCCAAGGTGATGGCGGTCAGCGGTGTCGGTTACGCGGAGGTGATCGACCGGCTGGTCGCACATGGCCTGGCGAGGGCAAAGCGGAATTTGTGA
- a CDS encoding endo alpha-1,4 polygalactosaminidase: MTITGKALAIVGTLLMAPAPALAFSVGDSWDWQLTEPANLDRSVQVIDLHPDLVSPGDLAALKTKGIGTICYVSVGTLERTSPDRAAFPQEVVGKTYGDWPDEKFLDIRRLDILLPLMTARFESCKKMGFDAIEPDNMDVHDNDSGFPVTAKHTIAYVRLLAATARGMDLKIGQKNVPDLTEDLVDAFDFAIAESCYQDRSCKSYVAYVEAGKPVFDAEYTDRPIHFSKACEIGRKYGISMILKDRDLTAPALWCPEEN; encoded by the coding sequence ATGACCATCACCGGAAAAGCATTGGCGATCGTCGGCACGCTGCTCATGGCGCCCGCACCCGCCCTTGCCTTTTCCGTTGGCGACAGCTGGGACTGGCAGCTGACCGAGCCTGCCAATCTCGACCGGTCTGTTCAGGTGATTGACCTGCATCCGGACCTGGTCTCGCCCGGGGACCTTGCCGCCCTGAAGACAAAGGGCATCGGGACGATCTGTTATGTCAGCGTCGGCACGCTGGAACGAACCTCACCGGACCGGGCGGCCTTTCCGCAAGAGGTCGTCGGCAAGACCTATGGCGACTGGCCCGACGAGAAATTTCTCGACATTCGCCGGCTCGACATCCTGCTGCCGCTGATGACGGCGCGGTTCGAGAGCTGCAAAAAAATGGGCTTCGATGCCATCGAGCCGGACAATATGGATGTCCATGACAATGACAGCGGGTTTCCCGTGACCGCCAAGCACACCATCGCCTATGTTCGCCTGCTGGCAGCAACGGCACGGGGCATGGACCTGAAGATCGGCCAGAAGAACGTGCCCGACCTGACCGAGGATCTGGTCGACGCTTTCGATTTCGCAATTGCAGAGAGCTGCTACCAGGACCGAAGCTGCAAGTCCTATGTCGCCTATGTCGAAGCCGGCAAACCGGTCTTCGACGCGGAATATACCGACCGGCCGATCCATTTCAGCAAGGCCTGCGAAATCGGCAGAAAATACGGAATATCGATGATCCTGAAGGACCGGGACCTGACGGCCCCGGCTCTTTGGTGTCCTGAAGAAAACTGA
- the rutR gene encoding HTH-type transcriptional regulator RutR, giving the protein MSGQTQDPLKTGGLSRIQEKNRSLILDAALGEFSKKGFSGATVERIAADAGMSKSNLLYYFSSKEAIYNATLAHILEVWLAPLKTLRPEGEPAAELAAYIRQKIEMSATFPEASRLFANEVMQGAPQILPILETDLKRLVAEKSQVIENWIAAGKMRRVDPVHLIFTIWATTQHYADFSVQIRALTGRDLSDPDFFEETVASVTSLILNGAGLSWPPENGQADG; this is encoded by the coding sequence ATGAGCGGGCAGACGCAGGATCCACTCAAGACGGGTGGTCTGAGCCGGATCCAGGAAAAGAACAGATCTCTGATTCTGGACGCGGCTCTCGGGGAGTTTTCCAAAAAGGGGTTTTCGGGCGCAACGGTGGAGCGGATTGCCGCCGATGCCGGGATGTCGAAATCAAATCTGCTCTATTATTTTTCCTCCAAGGAAGCGATCTACAACGCAACGCTTGCCCATATTCTCGAGGTCTGGCTGGCGCCGCTCAAGACATTGAGGCCGGAAGGCGAGCCGGCGGCGGAGCTGGCCGCCTATATCCGCCAGAAGATTGAAATGTCTGCAACCTTTCCGGAAGCCTCGCGCCTGTTCGCCAATGAGGTGATGCAGGGCGCGCCGCAAATCCTGCCGATCCTTGAAACCGACCTGAAGCGGCTGGTCGCCGAAAAGTCCCAGGTGATCGAGAACTGGATCGCGGCCGGCAAGATGCGCCGGGTCGATCCGGTGCACCTGATTTTCACGATCTGGGCGACGACGCAGCACTACGCGGACTTTTCGGTCCAGATCAGGGCCTTGACGGGAAGGGATCTCTCCGACCCCGACTTTTTCGAAGAGACGGTGGCGTCCGTGACCTCGCTGATCCTGAACGGCGCCGGTCTGAGCTGGCCGCCGGAAAACGGCCAGGCGGACGGATGA
- a CDS encoding regulatory protein RecX has protein sequence MQAKPKFKAPTEERLRRSALHYLERYATSETNLRRVLERKVLRACVALELDPADFSDMIESVVESCVRIGLVNDRTYAETKVAGLRRRGGSARKIEAQLAAKGVDRDMIETVLQDDTHTDEDAARVFARRRRLGPYRTTDKRAERRDKDLAAMCRAGFAFETARRIIDATDAAELED, from the coding sequence ATGCAGGCTAAGCCGAAATTCAAAGCGCCGACCGAAGAGCGTCTGAGGCGTTCAGCGCTGCATTATCTGGAACGTTACGCGACCTCCGAAACCAACTTGCGCCGGGTATTGGAACGCAAGGTCCTGAGGGCCTGTGTGGCACTGGAGCTGGATCCGGCCGATTTTTCGGACATGATCGAGTCGGTGGTCGAGAGCTGTGTCCGCATTGGACTGGTCAACGACAGGACCTACGCGGAAACCAAGGTCGCCGGTCTCAGGCGCCGAGGCGGTTCGGCGCGCAAGATCGAAGCGCAGCTCGCGGCCAAGGGCGTTGATCGCGACATGATCGAAACCGTGCTGCAGGACGATACGCACACCGATGAAGATGCCGCACGCGTCTTTGCGCGCCGGCGCCGGCTGGGACCATACAGGACCACGGACAAGCGCGCCGAGCGACGCGACAAGGATCTGGCAGCCATGTGCCGCGCGGGTTTTGCGTTCGAGACCGCGCGACGGATCATTGATGCGACCGATGCCGCGGAGCTGGAAGACTAA
- a CDS encoding aspartate aminotransferase family protein has translation MSAPSQAATNNLEAFWMPFTANRQFKQAPRMFVAAKDMHYTTAEGRQVLDGTAGLWCCNAGHSRPKVVEAVQKQIAELDYAPAFQMGHPKAFELAARLAAMMPSPLDHVFFTNSGSESVDTALKIALAYQRSIGQGTRTRLIGRERGYHGVGFGGISVGGIVANRKTFGTMLTGVDHMRHTHDPERNAFSRGMPENGAEYAEELIRIIQLHDPSTIAAVIVEPVAGSTGVLIPPKGYLERLREICTQNGILLIFDEVITGFGRLGSPFATDFFGVTPDLVTTAKGLTSGVIPMGAVFCSSDIYNAFMTGPDHMIELFHGYTYSAHPVACAAALATLDTYEEEGLLTRAADLAQHWEDGLHALKDCPNVIDIRNLGLIGAVELTPIAGEPTKRAFSAFLKAYDDGLLIRTTGDIIALSPPLIISKEQIDEVFDKLRSVLNAID, from the coding sequence ATGTCAGCACCGAGCCAGGCTGCCACAAACAATCTCGAAGCCTTCTGGATGCCTTTCACGGCCAACCGCCAGTTCAAGCAGGCGCCGCGCATGTTCGTGGCGGCCAAGGACATGCATTACACCACCGCCGAGGGCCGCCAGGTGCTGGACGGCACCGCCGGACTGTGGTGCTGCAATGCCGGTCACTCCCGCCCGAAGGTGGTCGAGGCGGTGCAGAAACAGATCGCCGAGCTCGACTATGCGCCCGCCTTCCAGATGGGCCATCCGAAGGCCTTCGAACTGGCTGCCCGGCTCGCCGCCATGATGCCCTCCCCGCTGGACCATGTGTTCTTCACCAATTCCGGCTCGGAAAGCGTCGACACGGCGCTGAAGATCGCGCTGGCCTATCAGCGCTCCATAGGCCAGGGCACCCGTACCCGCCTGATCGGCCGCGAACGCGGCTATCACGGCGTCGGCTTCGGCGGCATCTCCGTCGGCGGCATCGTCGCCAACCGCAAGACCTTCGGCACCATGCTGACCGGCGTCGACCACATGCGCCACACGCATGATCCGGAGCGCAACGCCTTCTCGCGCGGCATGCCGGAAAACGGCGCCGAATATGCCGAGGAGCTGATCCGCATCATCCAGCTGCACGACCCCTCGACCATCGCCGCGGTAATTGTCGAACCGGTCGCCGGCTCCACGGGCGTGCTGATCCCGCCGAAAGGCTACCTGGAGCGCCTGCGCGAGATCTGCACCCAGAACGGCATCCTGCTGATCTTCGACGAGGTCATCACCGGGTTCGGCCGCCTCGGCTCGCCGTTTGCGACCGACTTCTTCGGTGTCACGCCGGATCTGGTCACCACGGCCAAGGGCCTGACCTCCGGCGTCATCCCGATGGGCGCCGTGTTCTGTTCCTCCGATATCTACAATGCCTTCATGACCGGTCCCGATCACATGATCGAGCTGTTCCACGGCTACACCTATTCGGCCCATCCGGTGGCCTGTGCCGCGGCGCTCGCCACCCTCGACACCTACGAGGAGGAAGGTCTTCTGACCCGCGCGGCCGACCTCGCCCAGCATTGGGAAGACGGCCTGCATGCGCTGAAGGATTGCCCGAATGTCATCGACATCCGCAATCTTGGTCTGATCGGTGCGGTCGAGCTGACGCCGATTGCCGGCGAACCGACCAAGCGCGCCTTCTCCGCCTTCCTGAAGGCCTATGACGACGGCCTGCTGATCCGCACCACCGGCGACATCATCGCGCTGTCGCCGCCACTGATCATCTCGAAGGAGCAGATTGACGAAGTCTTCGACAAGCTGCGCAGTGTCCTGAACGCGATCGACTGA
- a CDS encoding cupin domain-containing protein: MERPQATAAQLIDDDRVRVTRFDFAPGAETGWHRHEMDYVITALTDCRMLLEEPGGETRDAVIPAGTVYRRDKGVEHNVINGGDAPMSFVETELK, from the coding sequence ATGGAACGTCCACAGGCAACGGCAGCACAACTGATCGATGACGACCGCGTGCGGGTGACGCGGTTCGACTTCGCGCCCGGCGCCGAAACCGGCTGGCACAGGCACGAGATGGACTATGTCATCACGGCGCTGACCGATTGCCGCATGCTCTTGGAGGAACCCGGCGGCGAAACCCGTGACGCCGTCATTCCCGCCGGTACCGTCTATCGCCGCGACAAGGGCGTCGAACACAATGTCATCAACGGCGGGGACGCTCCGATGTCCTTCGTCGAAACCGAATTGAAATAG
- a CDS encoding MBL fold metallo-hydrolase: MSIELTILGCGSSGGVPRIGNDWGSCDPLEPRNRRTRCALLVEKRVENACTTVLIDTGPDIRNQLLAANVSHVDAVLYTHAHADHLHGIDDLRAFWVRSKNRVPVYMDAETHDRARTAFGYCFKTPPGSNYPPILDRHEIRAGEPITITGAAGPVTFDPIEVVHGEMNALGFRTADAAYIPDVSDIPDSSYNKLKNLDILILDCLRRHPHPSHFCLEDALAWTRKIAPKKAVFTNMHNDLDYQTLTLELPANIEPAYDGMRLETLELSGQHAVTVDAG; the protein is encoded by the coding sequence GTGAGCATTGAACTGACCATCCTGGGATGCGGTTCGTCCGGAGGGGTGCCGCGGATCGGAAACGATTGGGGCAGTTGCGATCCGCTTGAGCCCAGAAACCGGCGCACGCGCTGTGCACTTCTTGTGGAAAAGCGTGTGGAAAATGCTTGTACAACCGTGTTGATAGATACCGGTCCGGATATCAGGAACCAGCTGCTGGCGGCCAATGTCTCCCATGTCGATGCCGTGCTCTACACGCATGCCCATGCCGATCATCTGCATGGCATCGATGATCTGCGCGCGTTCTGGGTGCGCAGCAAGAACCGGGTTCCGGTCTATATGGACGCGGAAACCCATGACCGCGCCCGGACGGCCTTCGGCTATTGCTTCAAAACGCCTCCCGGCTCCAATTACCCGCCGATCCTCGACCGTCACGAGATCCGCGCAGGCGAACCGATTACCATTACCGGTGCCGCCGGTCCCGTGACCTTCGATCCCATTGAAGTGGTTCATGGCGAAATGAACGCGCTCGGTTTCAGGACAGCGGACGCCGCTTACATTCCCGATGTCTCCGACATTCCGGATTCAAGCTATAACAAATTGAAAAACCTGGATATTTTGATCCTGGATTGCCTGCGTCGCCATCCGCATCCCAGCCATTTCTGTCTGGAGGACGCCTTGGCCTGGACGCGGAAAATCGCGCCCAAAAAAGCCGTTTTCACGAATATGCACAACGACCTGGACTACCAGACGCTGACGTTGGAATTGCCGGCGAACATCGAGCCGGCCTATGACGGCATGCGCCTTGAAACGTTGGAACTTTCCGGGCAGCACGCCGTAACGGTCGATGCAGGCTAA